In Lachancea thermotolerans CBS 6340 chromosome H complete sequence, a single genomic region encodes these proteins:
- the DUG2 gene encoding glutamine amidotransferase subunit DUG2 (similar to uniprot|P38149 Saccharomyces cerevisiae YBR281C Hypothetical ORF) has protein sequence MPPSIHKWNHQYAILSTVAFPHKRILFAGTHDSKILCFDLTTYNLAKTICLGDTEETHTRSSVLCMTKSQDERFLFSAGADSLVRIWSVDSLTASGNITITEVGTLYSLLDIGDIFSLKYLDAHQTIVFGCQNANMLYLPHVMDSVNRKTQAEDLNKLPHRRFDRFFDSTGPGVRPIVANATPPPEPEELEHVIIEIPPEYIIPYAHNSFIYSTQPLKGQNGNLPTHFYTDGMTKENTDFIVSGGGDGMSKIWALSQEAGGYMKPRLITEMNNEESVLCQIVSFPFLYCGLSDGLIKMWDLNTKELVSTFQAPSKCDIVSISVYKDHIFATHQKGVTKFYRDEVYQWNAHQGLVLSAELLRRKCTGYSHLRLATGGNDGALTLWNVNRLVGEEDENEINNISSASAYVSSHIDIKSREKYNAQLVDHDNMFETLRELISFKTVSALTDTQYVIDLRRCASFLQELFTKLGAACTLLTIKNGCSPLIHAQFHGKAQKKKKILWYGHYDIISPGDPSRWKTDPFTLTCENGYLKGRGVTDNKGPLVAAMYSVGSAFLKGELLNDVVFLIEGQEESSSQGFAETINKHRDLIGNDVDWVLFSNSYWVDDKVPCLNYGLRGVINARITVWNNEPDKHSGFDGGTDREPTADLISVTSKLQDDDGRVLIPGFYEPLKQLSAEEEIHFKEILKRTNVCKSISLEKLRAKWTKPSLSVTNMKVSGPGNVTVIPSSASVTVSIRIVPEQDVADIKNSLEQYVNECFKKLKTNNKLTLETLNTAEPWLGDPKNSAYQVLREEIQEAWGADPLLVREGGSIPQIRFLERVLRAPAVQVPCGQSTDNAHLDNERLRIENWYKMRQILHKAFNRL, from the coding sequence ATGCCTCCTTCTATTCACAAATGGAATCATCAGTACGCAATTTTGTCCACTGTGGCGTTTCCCCACAAAAGGATATTATTCGCAGGCACTCATGACTCTAAGATCTTATGCTTTGATCTCACGACTTACAACTTGGCCAAAACAATCTGTCTTGGCGATACTGAAGAGACGCACACCAGATCCAGTGTGCTATGCATGACGAAATCGCAGGATGAACGCTTTCTATTTTCAGCAGGCGCAGACTCGCTAGTGCGGATCTGGTCGGTCGACAGCCTCACTGCCAGCGGAAACATTACAATAACAGAGGTTGGTACGCTATACTCGCTACTCGATATTGGTGATATTTTCTCTCTCAAATACCTAGACGCGCATCAAACAATTGTTTTCGGTTGCCAAAATGCTAACATGCTTTACTTGCCCCATGTCATGGATTCTGTGAATCGAAAAACTCAGGCAGAAGACTTGAATAAGTTGCCACATCGTCGTTTCGATAGATTCTTTGATTCTACAGGTCCAGGCGTACGTCCGATTGTTGCGAACGCAACCCCTCCTCCAGAACCAGAGGAACTGGAGCATGTAATAATAGAAATTCCACCCGAATACATTATACCTTACGCACACAACAGTTTCATCTACTCAACCCAGCCCTTGAAAGGGCAAAATGGAAATTTGCCCACGCATTTCTATACTGATGGTATGACTAAAGAAAATACAGACTTCATCGTATCAGGCGGCGGCGATGGTATGAGCAAGATATGGGCTTTGTCACAGGAAGCTGGGGGCTACATGAAGCCAAGGTTGATTACAGAAATGAACAATGAGGAGAGTGTCCTGTGCCAAATAGTTTCTTTCCCATTTTTATATTGTGGTCTGAGCGATGGTTTGATAAAAATGTGGGATCTCAACACCAAGGAGCTTGTATCAACTTTCCAAGCGCCAAGCAAGTGCGATATCGTTTCAATCAGTGTCTACAAAGACCACATCTTTGCCACTCACCAAAAAGGGGTAACAAAGTTTTATCGGGATGAAGTCTACCAATGGAATGCACATCAAGGGCTAGTTTTAAGTGCAGAGCTACTTAGAAGAAAATGCACCGGATACAGCCACTTAAGGCTTGCCACCGGTGGCAACGACGGTGCATTGACCTTGTGGAATGTCAACAGACTGGTAGGGGAAGAGGATGAAAACGAGATCAACAACATATCATCTGCAAGCGCTTACGTGTCATCTCATATCGACATAAAAAGTAGGGAAAAATACAACGCTCAACTTGTGGATCACGACAACATGTTCGAAACTTTAAGAGAATTAATCAGCTTCAAGACGGTTTCTGCACTCACAGATACCCAATACGTGATCGATTTGCGCCGTTGTGCCTCTTTTCTACAGGAGCTCTTCACAAAATTGGGGGCGGCATGCACACTTTTGACCATCAAGAATGGTTGCAGTCCTCTCATTCACGCGCAGTTTCACGGCAAAGcgcaaaaaaagaagaagatacTTTGGTATGGACACTACGATATTATTTCCCCTGGAGATCCCTCGAGATGGAAAACCGACCCCTTCACCTTAACGTGCGAGAATGGCTACTTAAAAGGAAGAGGCGTTACTGACAATAAAGGACCTCTTGTTGCAGCAATGTACAGCGTTGGTTCTGCTTTCCTGAAAGGGGAACTCTTAAATGATGTGGTATTTCTAATTGAAGGTCAGGAAGAATCGAGCTCGCAAGGATTTGCTGAGACTATCAACAAACACCGTGACTTAATTGGTAACGACGTCGATTGGGTGTTGTTCAGTAATTCCTACTGGGTCGACGACAAAGTCCCCTGTCTCAACTACGGTTTGCGAGGCGTAATCAATGCTCGCATAACAGTCTGGAACAACGAACCTGACAAGCATTCGGGGTTTGACGGTGGAACTGATAGGGAGCCCACCGCAGATTTGATAAGTGTGACATCGAAGTTACAAGACGATGATGGTCGAGTGTTAATACCCGGATTTTACGAACCACTTAAGCAATTGAGCGCTGAGGAAGAGATACACTTCAAGGAAATTCTGAAAAGAACCAACGTATGCAAATCTATTTCGCTAGAAAAGCTTAGGGCCAAGTGGACCAAACCTTCGCTCTCCGTGACTAACATGAAGGTTTCTGGTCCGGGAAACGTTACCGTCATTCCCAGTAGCGCTTCAGTTACGGTATCTATTCGCATTGTCCCGGAGCAGGACGTTGCAGACATTAAAAACTCATTGGAGCAGTACGTGAATgaatgcttcaaaaaactaAAAACAAACAACAAGCTGACGTTGGAGACTCTGAACACGGCAGAGCCCTGGTTGGGTGATCCAAAAAATTCAGCATACCAAGTTTTAAGAgaagaaattcaagaagcttgggGCGCCGATCCTCTGTTGGTCAGAGAGGGTGGCTCCATTCCGCAGATTCGTTTCCTTGAGCGCGTATTGAGGGCCCCAGCTGTTCAGGTTCCCTGTGGACAATCAACTGACAATGCCCATCTTGACAATGAAAGATTGCGCATCGAGAATTGGTATAAGATGCGGCAAATCTTGCATAAAGCCTTCAACAGACTCTAA
- the UTP18 gene encoding Utp18p (similar to uniprot|P40362 Saccharomyces cerevisiae YJL069C UTP18 Possible U3 snoRNP protein involved in maturation of pre-18S rRNA based on computational analysis of large-scale protein-protein interaction data), with protein MSAPVVHSQPVPPPDDEELMLSKLVFGDTSDFNENLSQLRSLDTEFGDADDVEMIEANSEEENDEDPEHNNMDAIQDDQLFFVDDGMTGEEQDKESAELGNGSDSASESDTGSEYYSEDSAVWSDSEDERVEVAFTTSNRTKKLRSSYSEGRIKGRDYVSRLRHQFEKIYPRPKWADSESSEEGPGSDDDSDREDREEVINGDLNALSRILQSTYNYRDTSSRLLPPSSLDITRLKDANAAHPSRAAVQSLSFHPSKPLLLTGGYDRTLRVYHIDGKNNHLVTSLYLTGTPIQTCSFYVSPSHQEQRIFTAGRRRYMHSWDISGTTPQQSRIEKISRMYGHEATQRSFEKFKLAHVCAQSGKAHGVILLQGNNGWVNVLHATTGVWMIGCKIEGVLVDFCVDYKPISNNKFQTILIMVNTYGEIWEFDLAKQGEVLRRWKDDGSVGVTTVQTGGGNNSTQLLPFKKIRHNRWLAIGSESGYVHVYDRNSSSAEPVAKLDQLTTPISSLAFSPDGQILCMASRATKDALRLVHLPTGKVFSNWPTSGTPLGKVTSVAFSPRGEMLAAGNEQGKVRLWRLNHYA; from the coding sequence ATGAGCGCCCCGGTGGTTCATTCGCAGCCAGTCCCTCCCCCGGACGATGAGGAGTTAATGCTCAGCAAGCTGGTGTTCGGCGATACCTCTGACTTCAACGAAAACCTATCCCAACTGCGGTCTTTGGACACCGAGTTCGGCGATGCTGATGATGTCGAAATGATAGAGGCCAACAGCGAAGAGGAAAATGATGAGGATCCCGAGCACAATAATATGGACGCGATCCAAGATGATCAGCTTTTTTTCGTCGACGATGGCATGACCGGCGAGGAGCAGGATAAGGAATCCGCAGAACTAGGCAACGGTAGCGACAGCGCGAGCGAGAGTGATACCGGTAGTGAATACTATTCAGAGGACAGCGCCGTGTGGTCAGACTCGGAGGATGAGCGTGTCGAGGTTGCCTTCACCACGTCTAACagaacaaagaagctgcgcaGCTCGTATTCTGAAGGCAGGATTAAAGGAAGAGACTATGTCTCACGTCTGAGACATCAATTCGAAAAAATATACCCTCGTCCCAAATGGGCAGACTCGGAAAGCTCAGAAGAGGGCCCTGGTTCGGACGACGATTCAGACCGCGAAGACCGCGAGGAGGTTATAAACGGCGATCTCAATGCGCTTTCTAGAATCTTGCAAAGCACTTACAATTACAGAGACACATCCAGTCGTCTTCTACCTCCCAGTAGTCTGGACATTACGCGGTTGAAAGACGCAAACGCTGCTCATCCATCGCGAGCTGCCGTCCAGTCTCTCTCATTtcatccttcaaaacccCTGCTTTTGACCGGTGGCTACGATCGTACCTTGAGAGTTTACCACATAGACGGAAAGAACAACCACTTGGTAACAAGCTTGTACCTAACTGGTACTCCAATACAGACTTGCTCTTTCTACGTCAGCCCTTCGCACCAAGAGCAAAGAATATTTACCGCCGGTAGAAGACGTTACATGCATTCGTGGGATATCTCAGGCACAACTCCCCAGCAGTCCAGAATCGAAAAGATCTCAAGAATGTACGGCCATGAGGCTACTCAGCGCTCgtttgagaagttcaagcttgCACATGTGTGTGCACAGTCTGGAAAAGCACATGGTGTAATTCTCTTACAGGGTAACAATGGTTGGGTTAACGTGTTACATGCAACCACCGGTGTCTGGATGATAGGCTGCAAGATCGAAGGCGTCTTGGTTGATTTTTGCGTTGACTACAAACCAATCTCCAACAACAAGTTCCAAACCATTTTAATCATGGTTAACACATATGGTGAGATCTGGGAGTTTGATTTAGCAAAGCAAGGAGAGGTGCTCCGTCGGTGGAAGGACGACGGAAGCGTAGGTGTTACAACTGTACAAACAGGAGGTGGTAATAACTCTACACAGTTGCTGCccttcaagaaaataaGGCATAACAGGTGGCTGGCGATCGGGAGTGAGAGTGGATATGTGCATGTTTATGATAGAAACTCGAGTAGTGCAGAGCCTGTTGCAAAGCTAGACCAGCTCACTACCCCAATCTCGTCATTGGCCTTCTCTCCAGATGGCCAAATACTGTGCATGGCGTCTAGGGCCACGAAAGATGCACTGAGGCTGGTTCATCTACCAACTGGCAAAGTATTTTCCAACTGGCCAACGAGTGGAACGCCACTTGGCAAAGTTACGAGCGTAGCTTTCTCACCTCGCGGTGAAATGCTTGCTGCTGGTAACGAACAAGGCAAGGTGAGACTGTGGAGATTAAACCACTACGCATAA
- the MRPL27 gene encoding mitochondrial 54S ribosomal protein mL41 (similar to uniprot|P36526 Saccharomyces cerevisiae YBR282W MRPL27 Mitochondrial ribosomal protein of the large subunit) yields MRPSPATLFHESPLSLLTRPWKKNRDGTLFYGVSKSGNNRTPLTTKQGNKTMYKGTRSSGIGRHTRYGGYTIQWDKVRTYVTPKNFNTELKPLVSHNLPELRHSFSGYQKGALDSRLYFEKLKEYVKNGKAQGEATDVKCYVERG; encoded by the coding sequence ATGAGACCATCTCCTGCCACTTTATTTCATGAGTCGCCTCTGAGCCTTTTGACTAGGCCATGGAAGAAAAACCGGGACGGAACACTTTTCTACGGAGTTTCAAAGTCGGGAAACAACAGAACACCTCTAACAACTAAGCAAGGCAACAAAACCATGTACAAGGGAACACGTTCGTCTGGTATTGGTAGGCACACAAGATATGGTGGATACACCATTCAATGGGATAAGGTTCGCACGTACGTAACacccaaaaacttcaataCAGAGCTCAAGCCGCTTGTGAGCCATAACCTACCTGAACTAAGGCACTCCTTCTCAGGCTACCAGAAAGGCGCGTTAGACTCCCGCCTATATttcgagaagttgaaggaaTATGTCAAGAATGGTAAAGCTCAGGGAGAGGCTACGGATGTTAAGTGTTATGTGGAGAGAGGATGA
- the SSH1 gene encoding Ssh1p (highly similar to uniprot|P38353 Saccharomyces cerevisiae YBR283C SSH1 Subunit of the Ssh1 translocon complex Sec61p homolog involved in co-translational pathway of protein translocation not essential) — translation MAGFRLIELAKPFLPLLPEVEVPYEKIGFDDKVVYTIIAALIYLFGQFPLAGVSKEASGVLDPLYFLRSVFAAEPKTLLEFGVFPVVSSALIMQVLAGLKLIKVNFKIRQDRELFQTCTKLFALLQYLVLANVFIFSGYYGTDLSVVQITALNVQLVVAGFFVTLLVEVIDKGYGFASGAMAITTVTISTNFVADVFGVGQFPVDNEGHTEPQGAFINLIQSLRASHKTWTGAIVGAFNRDYLPNLTTAFLVLALAASICFLTNFRLELPIRSTRTRGVNNVYPIRLFYVGSLSVLFAYVILFYIHVGAFVLVQLIAHNNPSSIIYKVVGGYASHNNLLYVPQFPLSLLTPPKSFVECITRQPLTPLFFTTFLVITGIWFAGLWQQISGSSARDISEQFKEQGITLTGRREQGVTKELDKIVPVAATTGAIVLGLLVACGELLGLKGKGASIIVGVSGGFALLELITAEYQQSGGQSALAQVLGAPSGGI, via the exons ATGGCCGGCT TCCGTCTAATCGAGCTGGCAAAGCCGTTCTTGCCTCTTCTTCCCGAAGTTGAAGTGCCCTACGAAAAAATAGGGTTTGACGATAAGGTTGTGTACACCATCATTGCGGCGTTGATCTACCTGTTTGGTCAGTTCCCCCTTGCTGGGGTCTCCAAAGAGGCGTCGGGTGTACTAGACCCCCTATATTTCCTGCGTAGTGTGTTCGCGGCGGAACCTAAAACGCTGCTGGAATTCGGGGTTTTCCCCGTGGTCTCGTCCGCACTCATCATGCAGGTGCTGGCCGGGCTTAAGCTGATTAAGGTCAACTTTAAAATTCGTCAAGACCGTGAGCTCTTCCAGACTTGCACCAAGTTGTTCGCCCTTTTGCAGTACCTAGTGCTCGCCAATGTGTTTATCTTTTCAGGCTACTACGGCACCGATCTGTCGGTGGTTCAAATTACAGCGTTGAACGTGCAACTCGTTGTGGCTGGCTTTTTCGTCACCCTCCTCGTCGAGGTTATTGACAAGGGCTACGGTTTCGCATCGGGCGCCATGGCTATCACCACGGTGACTATCTCGACAAACTTTGTTGCCGACGTCTTTGGCGTCGGCCAGTTCCCTGTCGACAATGAGGGTCACACTGAGCCTCAGGGCGCTTTCATTAACCTGATACAGTCCTTGCGTGCTTCGCACAAGACATGGACTGGTGCCATTGTTGGTGCCTTCAACCGCGACTACCTGCCAAACTTGACCACTGCTTTCTTGGTTTTGGCTTTGGCGGCAAGTATTTGCTTCCTCACCAATTTCCGTTTGGAGTTGCCCATCAGATCTACCAGAACTAGAGGCGTCAACAACGTGTATCCTATTCGCCTCTTCTATGTTGGTAGCTTGTCCGTTCTTTTCGCCTACGTCATTTTGTTTTACATCCATGTCGGTGCCTTTGTTTTGGTTCAGCTCATTGCCCACAACAATCCATCTTCCATCATTTACAAGGTCGTCGGAGGCTACGCTTCTCACAACAACTTACTCTACGTTCCACAATTCCCATTGTCCTTGCTGACTCCTCCTAAATCATTTGTGGAGTGCATCACAAGACAGCCTTTAACTCCACTGTTTTTCACCACGTTTTTGGTGATTACTGGCATTTGGTTCGCTGGTCTGTGGCAACAAATCAGCGGGTCCTCTGCTCGTGACATCAGTGAGCAGTTCAAGGAGCAAGGAATCACCTTGACCGGTCGCAGAGAGCAGGGCGTCACCAAGGAACTTGACAAGATCGTTCCTGTCGCTGCTACCACTGGCGCTATCGTCTTGGGCCTTTTGGTTGCCTGCGGAGAGcttttgggcttgaaaGGCAAAGGTGCAAGCATCATTGTAGGTGTCAGTGGTGGATTCGCCCTGCTGGAACTCATTACTGCCGAGTACCAGCAAAGTGGTGGACAAAGTGCCTTGGCCCAGGTTTTGGGCGCTCCTAGTGGCGGCATATAA
- the MIC12 gene encoding Mic12p (similar to uniprot|P38341 Saccharomyces cerevisiae YBR262C Hypothetical protein), which yields MSKVLKLTSVTLAASSLAAAGYFYAFDRDSYHYKNASWKRIGDHVQGILDRKEDIAVQRTSSEARDVTVRPIKETMKDLWNEQVRNTAQWVYSFGSNTSTKA from the coding sequence ATGAGTAAGGTTCTTAAACTCACAAGTGTGACCCTTGCGGCGTCCAGTTTGGCCGCGGCAGGATACTTCTACGCTTTCGACAGAGATAGCTACCACTACAAAAACGCCTCGTGGAAGCGCATCGGCGACCACGTACAGGGTATCCTGGATCGCAAGGAAGATATCGCCGTACAAAGAACGAGTAGTGAGGCTCGCGATGTGACCGTGAGGCCCATCAAGGAGACGATGAAAGACCTATGGAACGAGCAGGTTCGCAATACAGCCCAGTGGGTCTACTCGTTCGGCAGTAACACCAGCACCAAAGCTTGA
- the TAE1 gene encoding N-terminal protein methyltransferase (similar to uniprot|P38340 Saccharomyces cerevisiae YBR261C Putative S-adenosylmethionine-dependent methyltransferase of the seven beta-strand family), protein MSKPDSNINYGDAIDYWTAVPATVDGVLGGYGEGTTVPVMDVLGSNHFLRKLKSRMIPAENCRKIGCDIGAGIGRVTRDMLHKHCDVVDLVEPVVPFVKQMDVELASLKEAGRIGHIFDIGMQEWTPETGRYWLIWCQWCVGHLPDEELVAFFLRCKKGLQPNGTIVVKENNTQALEDDFDEDDSSVTRSDDKFKELFQRAGLKLIATERQKGLPKELYPVRMYALKPQD, encoded by the coding sequence ATGAGCAAGCCAGACTCAAACATTAACTACGGAGACGCTATAGATTACTGGACAGCAGTGCCGGCCACTGTGGATGGTGTACTTGGTGGCTATGGTGAGGGCACCACAGTCCCTGTGATGGACGTGCTGGGGTCAAAccatttcttgaggaaGCTCAAGTCTCGCATGATACCGGCGGAGAACTGCCGGAAGATAGGCTGCGACATTGGCGCGGGTATCGGACGAGTAACACGCGACATGCTGCACAAGCACTGTGATGTCGTGGATCTCGTAGAGCCTGTCGTGCCTTTCGTCAAGCAAATGGACGTTGAGCTCGCTTCGCTTAAGGAGGCGGGCCGTATAGGCCACATCTTTGACATTGGAATGCAAGAGTGGACACCTGAAACTGGTAGGTACTGGCTAATTTGGTGTCAATGGTGTGTGGGCCATTTGCCTGACGAGGAGCTCgtggccttcttcttgcgtTGTAAAAAAGGCTTGCAACCCAACGGAACGATTGTGGTGAAGGAAAACAACACGCaggctttggaagatgactttgacgaagacgacTCATCTGTGACGCGTTCGGACgacaaattcaaagaacttttccAGCGCGCGGgcctcaagctcatcgcaaCCGAGAGACAAAAAGGTCTTCCAAAAGAGCTCTACCCAGTCCGCATGTATGCTTTGAAGCCGCAGGACTAA